A DNA window from Ornithinimicrobium humiphilum contains the following coding sequences:
- a CDS encoding FAD-binding protein, translating into MRTNWGGNLRYAATHLVEPGSVAELQRLLPTLEAPRPLGSRHSFSRVADTTGTQVSTARLPVSVEVDAERRVVRVEGGARYGDVAPVIDEAGWALANLASLAHITVAGAVATGTHGSGDGVGSLATQVTALEVVGWDGELRRVDAAHPDLPGAVVNLGRLGVVTALELAVEPTYDVAQTVVEQVPLDRVLADLDAATSLGYSVSMFTTWTSPDLLDQVFVKRRTDRPAGPDPVDVLGGRPADGPRHAIPSLDPAPATPQQGSPGPWWTRLPHFRLDATPSAGREIQTELLVPRRHAVAAIEALRGIAARIAPVLQVCEIRTVAADELWLSGASGTDAVALHLTWHLDPTAVAAVVPELQARLAPFGARPHWGKVCDETATDAAALYPRWGDWLDLVARWDPDGRGAPALGR; encoded by the coding sequence ATGCGCACCAATTGGGGCGGCAACCTGAGGTATGCCGCCACGCACCTGGTCGAGCCCGGCTCCGTCGCGGAGCTGCAGCGGCTGCTGCCCACCCTCGAGGCCCCGCGGCCGCTGGGCTCGCGCCACTCCTTCAGCCGGGTCGCCGACACGACCGGGACGCAGGTGTCGACCGCGCGGCTGCCGGTCTCGGTCGAGGTCGACGCCGAGCGGCGGGTGGTCCGGGTCGAGGGCGGTGCGCGCTACGGCGACGTCGCGCCGGTGATCGACGAGGCGGGCTGGGCGCTGGCCAACCTCGCCTCGTTGGCCCACATCACGGTCGCCGGGGCGGTCGCGACCGGCACGCACGGCTCGGGCGACGGGGTCGGGTCGCTGGCGACGCAGGTGACCGCGCTGGAGGTCGTCGGCTGGGACGGCGAGCTGCGGCGGGTCGACGCGGCCCATCCCGACCTTCCCGGTGCGGTCGTCAACCTCGGGCGGCTCGGGGTCGTCACGGCGCTGGAGCTCGCGGTCGAGCCGACCTATGACGTGGCCCAGACCGTCGTAGAGCAGGTGCCGCTCGACCGCGTGCTCGCCGACCTCGACGCCGCCACCTCGCTCGGCTACAGCGTGTCGATGTTCACGACCTGGACCTCCCCGGACCTGCTGGACCAGGTCTTCGTCAAGCGCCGCACCGACCGGCCCGCCGGGCCCGATCCGGTGGACGTCCTCGGCGGGCGGCCCGCGGACGGGCCGCGGCACGCCATACCGTCCCTCGACCCGGCACCGGCCACCCCGCAGCAGGGGAGCCCCGGGCCGTGGTGGACGAGGCTGCCGCACTTCCGACTCGACGCCACGCCGTCGGCGGGCCGCGAGATCCAGACCGAGCTCCTCGTCCCGCGTCGTCACGCGGTCGCGGCGATCGAGGCGCTGCGGGGGATAGCCGCACGGATCGCGCCGGTGCTGCAGGTCTGCGAGATCCGCACGGTGGCGGCCGACGAGCTCTGGCTCAGCGGCGCCTCCGGCACCGACGCCGTCGCCCTCCACCTCACCTGGCACCTCGACCCGACGGCCGTTGCCGCCGTGGTGCCGGAGCTGCAGGCACGGCTCGCGCCGTTCGGCGCCCGGCCGCACTGGGGCAAGGTCTGCGACGAGACCGCGACCGACGCCGCCGCGCTCTACCCCCGGTGGGGCGACTGGCTCGACCTGGTCGCCCGGTGGGACCCCGACGGTCGGGGCGCACCAGCCCTGGGCCGCTAG
- a CDS encoding aldo/keto reductase, protein MTGPTTVPQRTAPRLGRELSVVGLGCWQLGADWGEVPEERAVEILEAAADAGITFLDTADVYGDGRSERLVGSFVHGRGRERFTVATKMGRRADPHTAEQFTPDNLRRWNDRSRELLGDDTLDLVQLHCPPPEVYARDDVFDTLDEMVEEGRMRAYGVSVETVAEAMSAIARPHVASIQIILNVFRRKPLEEVTGAAAEAGVAIIARVPLASGLLTGKFDETSTFSPDDHRAFNRHGEAFDVGETFSGVPYEVGVQAAREFSAIEGPGTPAQRALRWIVDQPGVTTTIPGASSPEQARANAAAALLPPTTEEAERAYAELYDRLVKEHVHDRW, encoded by the coding sequence ATGACGGGACCGACCACCGTGCCGCAGCGCACGGCACCGCGCCTGGGCCGCGAGCTGTCCGTCGTCGGCCTCGGCTGCTGGCAGCTGGGCGCCGACTGGGGCGAGGTGCCCGAGGAGCGGGCCGTCGAGATCCTCGAGGCGGCCGCCGACGCGGGCATCACCTTCCTCGACACCGCCGACGTCTACGGCGACGGCCGCTCCGAGCGGCTCGTCGGGTCGTTCGTGCACGGGCGGGGCCGCGAGCGGTTCACGGTGGCGACCAAGATGGGCCGCCGCGCCGACCCGCACACGGCCGAGCAGTTCACCCCCGACAACCTGCGGCGCTGGAACGACCGGTCCCGTGAGCTGCTCGGCGACGACACGCTCGACCTGGTGCAGCTGCACTGCCCGCCGCCGGAGGTCTACGCCCGCGACGACGTCTTCGACACCCTCGACGAGATGGTCGAGGAGGGCCGGATGCGTGCCTACGGCGTCTCGGTCGAGACGGTGGCCGAGGCGATGTCCGCGATCGCCCGGCCGCACGTGGCGAGCATCCAGATCATCCTCAACGTCTTCCGGCGCAAGCCGCTGGAGGAGGTGACCGGCGCCGCCGCCGAGGCGGGCGTGGCGATCATCGCCCGCGTGCCGCTCGCCTCCGGTCTGCTCACCGGGAAGTTCGACGAGACCTCGACCTTCTCCCCGGACGACCACCGCGCCTTCAACCGGCACGGCGAGGCCTTCGACGTGGGGGAGACCTTCTCCGGCGTCCCCTACGAGGTGGGTGTCCAGGCGGCACGGGAGTTCTCCGCGATCGAGGGCCCGGGCACGCCGGCGCAGCGGGCGCTGCGCTGGATCGTCGACCAGCCCGGCGTCACCACGACGATCCCCGGCGCGAGCAGCCCGGAGCAGGCACGGGCCAACGCCGCCGCGGCCCTGCTGCCGCCCACCACCGAGGAGGCGGAGCGGGCCTACGCCGAGCTCTACGACCGGCTGGTCAAGGAGCACGTGCACGACCGCTGGTGA